Proteins encoded by one window of Desulfomonilia bacterium:
- a CDS encoding amidohydrolase yields MKKLAVKGAYIIRKPSDFIKDGYVIIDGGTVTDITTKLPEGEFEIIGGAHDIVMPGLINTHGHAPMSLLRGVADDLRLEDWLFNHIFPLEAKFADADFVYMGTMLSCLEMIQTGTTAFADGYMLSDYVGKAAQEAGMRAWLGEGLVKFPTRYINDPAKAFDKLEEYVFKWKENPLIRPTVFAHSVYSCEPAQLQRLQEFIIKNDILMQIHVSETDTEVDNCRKESGVSPVGLLDKLGCLSDRMIAVHCVAVDDSDIDMLAKAGVSVAHCPRSNKKLASGIAPVDKMEKAGINVTIGTDGCASNNNLDMFQEMATAAKLHKVDSLDPTVLGAADVLKMATINAAKALRFEGGGRIEKGGPADIIVLNGNASNLVPVYNPVSHTVYAAHGLNVKHSIIAGRVVMKDFKCLTIDEDALISECRKISDKIAAYKKP; encoded by the coding sequence TTGAAAAAACTTGCCGTTAAAGGAGCCTACATAATAAGGAAGCCGTCTGATTTCATAAAAGACGGCTATGTGATCATTGATGGAGGTACGGTAACCGACATAACAACCAAACTGCCTGAGGGAGAATTCGAGATAATCGGTGGTGCGCACGACATAGTAATGCCGGGCCTCATAAACACGCATGGCCATGCGCCCATGTCTTTATTGAGAGGTGTGGCCGACGACCTCAGACTTGAGGACTGGCTCTTCAACCACATATTCCCGCTTGAGGCTAAATTCGCAGACGCCGACTTTGTCTATATGGGTACGATGCTCTCGTGTCTCGAGATGATCCAGACCGGAACCACGGCCTTTGCCGACGGGTACATGCTTTCGGATTATGTCGGTAAAGCCGCTCAAGAAGCAGGGATGCGGGCCTGGCTGGGCGAAGGTCTTGTGAAATTTCCCACAAGATACATCAATGACCCGGCAAAGGCCTTTGATAAACTTGAAGAATATGTTTTCAAATGGAAAGAAAATCCTCTCATCAGGCCTACCGTGTTCGCCCATTCGGTCTATAGCTGCGAACCCGCTCAGCTTCAAAGGCTTCAGGAATTCATAATAAAAAATGATATCCTGATGCAGATTCATGTAAGCGAAACAGATACCGAAGTGGATAACTGCAGAAAAGAGTCCGGCGTCTCGCCTGTGGGGCTCCTTGACAAGCTGGGCTGTCTTTCGGACCGTATGATAGCCGTACATTGCGTGGCTGTCGACGACAGCGATATTGATATGCTGGCAAAGGCCGGGGTGTCGGTAGCCCACTGCCCCAGGAGCAACAAGAAGCTCGCTTCAGGCATAGCCCCTGTCGATAAGATGGAAAAGGCAGGGATTAATGTCACGATAGGCACTGACGGCTGCGCATCCAACAACAATCTTGACATGTTCCAGGAAATGGCTACCGCGGCGAAGCTGCACAAGGTCGACAGCCTTGACCCTACCGTGCTTGGCGCCGCGGACGTGCTAAAGATGGCTACGATAAACGCTGCAAAAGCACTCAGGTTTGAAGGCGGCGGGCGCATTGAAAAGGGAGGCCCGGCTGACATCATCGTGCTCAACGGTAATGCATCGAATCTGGTCCCTGTCTATAATCCCGTTTCACACACGGTCTACGCGGCGCACGGCCTCAATGTAAAGCACTCGATAATTGCAGGCAGAGTCGTGATGAAAGACTTCAAATGCCTCACCATCGACGAAGACGCTCTCATTTCCGAATGCCGCAAGATAAGCGATAAAATAGCCGCGTATAAAAAGCCCTGA
- a CDS encoding mandelate racemase/muconate lactonizing enzyme family protein, with product MKIKIIELWHVSVPLKATFWPTWIPGYPQTHNKFTLVKLITDDGIEGYSAGSAMGTEREGLGDLIGSYLIGADPMDIEKTQDLLKQAGILGWRNFWIEPACWDIIGKAQGKPVYELLGGTARPIEVYCSTGEIHDPDRRVDELLAMRERGFKTAKLRVKSRELKEDIRHIETVSKGLSGKMSLGVDANQGWPVSIVDKIPNWDLKRATEFAEACHANGLLWLEEPLESRNYDDNAALKKISKIKISGAELNYGWDEIKIMLEKDCFHVYQPDATFAGGIAQVKKVIDACHEKGREYSPHTWTNGIGFYVNWNMVLADPGNMLPLEYPLEEPSWIPEFREGIIAPILPDKNAFLQPFRKPGLGFDIDERLLKKYGKRFFRLSETGLKIKVIREKGLKAALDLKKRKEA from the coding sequence ATGAAAATCAAGATAATTGAATTATGGCATGTTTCCGTACCGCTAAAGGCCACATTCTGGCCGACATGGATACCGGGCTATCCGCAGACCCACAACAAGTTTACGCTTGTAAAGCTTATTACTGATGACGGCATAGAGGGTTACAGTGCAGGTTCCGCTATGGGAACCGAGCGGGAGGGGCTCGGCGACCTGATTGGTTCTTATCTGATTGGCGCCGACCCTATGGATATTGAAAAGACCCAGGATCTGCTCAAACAGGCCGGGATTCTGGGCTGGCGCAATTTCTGGATAGAGCCCGCATGCTGGGACATAATTGGAAAGGCTCAGGGAAAACCTGTCTATGAGCTTCTGGGAGGCACAGCGCGGCCGATAGAGGTTTACTGCTCGACAGGAGAGATACATGACCCGGACAGGAGGGTTGACGAGCTGCTGGCCATGCGCGAGCGGGGGTTCAAGACCGCAAAGCTGCGGGTGAAAAGCAGGGAATTGAAAGAAGACATCCGCCACATAGAAACAGTCTCAAAAGGTCTTAGTGGCAAGATGAGCCTCGGGGTTGACGCCAACCAGGGCTGGCCTGTATCCATCGTCGATAAGATACCGAACTGGGATTTGAAGCGTGCGACGGAATTTGCCGAGGCCTGCCATGCAAACGGCCTTCTCTGGCTGGAGGAGCCGCTAGAGTCGCGCAATTACGACGACAACGCAGCGCTTAAAAAGATCTCGAAGATAAAGATTTCCGGGGCCGAGCTCAATTACGGCTGGGACGAGATAAAGATCATGCTCGAAAAGGATTGCTTCCATGTATATCAGCCGGATGCGACCTTTGCAGGCGGCATCGCACAGGTGAAAAAGGTGATCGATGCATGCCATGAAAAGGGCCGGGAATATTCGCCCCACACATGGACGAACGGCATAGGCTTTTACGTCAACTGGAATATGGTGCTGGCCGACCCGGGAAACATGCTGCCACTGGAATATCCGCTCGAAGAGCCCTCGTGGATTCCCGAGTTTCGCGAGGGGATAATCGCGCCGATTCTGCCTGATAAAAACGCGTTCTTGCAGCCGTTCAGAAAACCGGGGCTGGGTTTCGATATCGATGAAAGGCTTCTCAAGAAATACGGCAAACGCTTTTTCCGCCTCTCTGAGACCGGGCTCAAGATCAAGGTGATACGTGAAAAAGGCCTGAAAGCCGCACTGGATTTGAAGAAAAGAAAAGAGGCCTGA
- a CDS encoding glutamine synthetase family protein, whose protein sequence is MLSCKNKNDVFAAVKEFNVSFIQFWFTDVLGRLKSFSVTPSELEEGMEEGMGFDGSSIEGFARIHESDMIAKADPETFQLIAWRPGDRPVARMFCDIVNPDGKPYDGCPRWALKRILKKAASMGYQVFMGPELEYFYFASEKAPETIDKAGYFDGLPIDLGIDIKRETIFALQKMGIEVEYSHHEVAPSQHEIDLKYKEALVMADTVMTYRTTVKEIARQKGVYATFMPKPIFGENGSGMHVHQSLFKNGKNSFFNEKDKYHLSDTGKHYIAGILTHAPEITAICNQWINSYKRLVPGYEAPVYVSWARRNRSAMVRVPMYKPGKANATRMEYRSPDPACNPYLAFAVMIAAGLKGIENKYKLPEPIEEDIFEMNEKEREKAGIISLPGSLHEAVCELQKSKLVRETLGDHIFNKFIENKKKEWDAFSTHISAFEIENYLPVL, encoded by the coding sequence ATGCTGTCATGCAAAAACAAAAATGATGTCTTTGCTGCCGTTAAAGAATTCAACGTAAGTTTCATACAGTTCTGGTTCACCGATGTCCTGGGAAGGCTCAAGAGCTTCAGCGTCACACCGTCCGAACTTGAAGAAGGAATGGAAGAGGGCATGGGATTTGACGGCTCGTCGATTGAAGGCTTCGCCCGCATCCATGAGAGCGATATGATTGCGAAGGCCGACCCGGAAACCTTCCAGCTCATTGCATGGCGGCCGGGAGACAGGCCGGTGGCCCGGATGTTCTGCGATATAGTAAACCCTGACGGCAAACCCTATGACGGATGTCCGCGCTGGGCTTTAAAACGCATACTGAAAAAAGCTGCATCAATGGGCTACCAAGTCTTCATGGGCCCTGAACTCGAATATTTCTATTTCGCCAGTGAAAAGGCGCCCGAGACCATAGACAAGGCCGGGTATTTTGACGGGCTTCCCATCGACCTGGGCATCGACATCAAACGGGAAACGATATTCGCGCTTCAGAAAATGGGCATAGAGGTTGAATACAGCCATCACGAGGTCGCACCATCCCAGCACGAAATCGACCTGAAATACAAGGAAGCCCTTGTGATGGCTGATACAGTCATGACCTACAGGACAACGGTAAAAGAGATCGCACGTCAGAAAGGCGTCTACGCCACCTTCATGCCGAAGCCGATTTTCGGCGAAAACGGTTCGGGCATGCATGTGCATCAGTCCCTGTTCAAGAACGGGAAAAACTCATTTTTCAACGAGAAGGACAAGTACCATCTGTCGGATACAGGAAAACATTACATAGCGGGAATTCTCACTCATGCCCCCGAGATCACGGCCATCTGCAACCAGTGGATCAATTCCTACAAGAGGCTTGTCCCCGGCTACGAAGCGCCTGTCTATGTCTCATGGGCTCGCAGGAATCGCTCGGCCATGGTAAGGGTTCCCATGTACAAGCCAGGCAAGGCCAACGCCACACGCATGGAATACCGTTCTCCCGACCCGGCATGCAACCCGTATCTCGCATTTGCGGTAATGATTGCCGCAGGACTGAAAGGAATTGAAAACAAATACAAACTGCCCGAACCGATTGAAGAGGACATCTTTGAAATGAATGAGAAAGAGCGCGAAAAAGCAGGCATCATTTCACTTCCCGGGAGTCTTCACGAGGCAGTCTGCGAGCTTCAGAAGAGCAAGCTGGTCCGCGAAACCCTCGGCGACCACATTTTCAATAAATTCATCGAAAACAAGAAAAAGGAATGGGATGCTTTCAGTACCCATATAAGCGCATTCGAAATAGAAAACTACCTGCCCGTTCTGTAA
- a CDS encoding metallophosphoesterase: protein MKISNGRGYSRRDFIRLTGKGAGFVALSSLPLALTACDPDRYFYFAVIADTHIIDEFYKGPESNPVDTESMFKTAERYTAARDVINSLDPKIEAVFIAGDYIHNYPSRDYDFYFSNRTRFDIVKEITAGFNMPVYPCFGNHDYDLPDIPLEFSHALFREKWGLDPYYYIDLKGFRFIHLNNYLGCSMDPESGKYNNDLGSFGEEQLLWLEALLAEKKPSFVFFHQPMIMIMPNEIGDLDVFSVLNKHRNCVKMVIAGHWHRWVDFSWLFGVRHMVCASTRYDGDSYMIIEVDRQTQGFRILNWPCYQWITFNTAPYTQSQHKYLAKGAWAKNT from the coding sequence ATGAAGATATCAAATGGCAGAGGATACTCAAGAAGGGACTTCATCAGGCTTACCGGTAAAGGTGCAGGGTTTGTCGCTTTGTCATCCCTGCCGCTCGCGCTTACCGCATGCGATCCTGACAGATATTTTTATTTTGCCGTAATTGCTGACACTCATATAATAGACGAGTTCTATAAGGGTCCGGAAAGCAACCCTGTTGACACCGAATCCATGTTCAAGACTGCCGAGCGCTATACGGCGGCAAGGGATGTTATCAACAGCCTTGATCCGAAAATCGAGGCCGTTTTCATCGCAGGCGATTATATCCACAATTACCCTTCAAGGGATTATGATTTCTATTTCAGCAACAGAACCCGTTTCGACATAGTAAAAGAGATTACCGCCGGTTTCAACATGCCTGTATATCCATGCTTCGGAAATCATGATTATGACCTTCCCGACATACCGCTCGAATTCTCGCATGCGCTTTTCAGGGAAAAATGGGGGCTTGATCCCTATTATTATATTGACCTGAAGGGATTCCGCTTCATCCATTTGAACAACTACTTAGGCTGCTCAATGGACCCGGAAAGCGGAAAATATAATAACGATCTCGGCTCGTTCGGTGAAGAGCAGCTGCTCTGGCTCGAAGCGCTGCTTGCGGAAAAAAAGCCCAGCTTCGTCTTCTTCCATCAGCCCATGATCATGATAATGCCTAATGAAATCGGCGACCTTGATGTCTTTTCCGTGCTGAACAAGCACAGGAATTGCGTAAAGATGGTCATTGCAGGCCACTGGCACAGATGGGTGGACTTCAGCTGGCTGTTCGGCGTCAGGCATATGGTATGCGCATCGACCCGCTATGACGGCGACAGCTACATGATCATAGAGGTTGACAGGCAGACACAGGGATTCCGTATCCTCAACTGGCCGTGCTACCAGTGGATCACATTCAATACCGCCCCGTACACGCAGAGTCAGCACAAATATCTTGCAAAAGGGGCCTGGGCAAAAAATACATAA
- a CDS encoding 4'-phosphopantetheinyl transferase superfamily protein — protein MNNPFPAYVGYAALTPETARDFVLSSEESSLLGPKAVKKRRDEFYLGRAACNAALKSIGIENPGPVLKGPSSEPLWPKNIIGALSHCPGIAVCAVCHDNMLMGLGIDIEELPGDMPQDVIRLVCTGKEMEWVGNETYKMKMIFSAKEAAFKAFFPSVGVYMDFKDAELHWNEQKTAFDARLLKKYLPFEKGFSFEIGCRINSRYILSYIMLKKQPAV, from the coding sequence ATGAATAATCCATTCCCGGCATATGTCGGTTATGCAGCCCTCACCCCGGAAACCGCACGCGATTTCGTGCTTTCCAGTGAGGAATCCAGCCTTCTGGGACCCAAGGCGGTAAAAAAGAGACGGGACGAATTTTATCTGGGGCGGGCGGCCTGCAATGCGGCGCTCAAATCAATCGGAATAGAAAATCCCGGGCCAGTCCTCAAAGGCCCATCCAGCGAACCTCTGTGGCCCAAAAACATAATAGGCGCCTTGAGCCATTGTCCAGGGATAGCTGTCTGCGCCGTATGCCATGATAATATGCTCATGGGGCTGGGTATCGATATTGAAGAGCTTCCCGGCGACATGCCGCAGGATGTCATCAGGCTGGTCTGCACCGGAAAGGAAATGGAATGGGTAGGAAACGAGACTTATAAGATGAAAATGATCTTTTCCGCCAAGGAGGCGGCTTTCAAGGCGTTCTTCCCGTCCGTGGGCGTGTACATGGATTTCAAGGATGCAGAACTTCATTGGAACGAGCAAAAAACCGCCTTTGATGCCAGACTTTTAAAAAAGTATCTTCCGTTTGAAAAGGGGTTTTCCTTTGAAATAGGGTGCAGAATAAATTCCCGCTATATACTGAGTTATATCATGCTTAAAAAGCAGCCGGCGGTTTAG